A portion of the Scleropages formosus chromosome 15, fSclFor1.1, whole genome shotgun sequence genome contains these proteins:
- the timm9 gene encoding mitochondrial import inner membrane translocase subunit Tim9, producing MTAQVSESDQIKQFKEFLGTYNKLTENCFMDCVKDFTTREVKPEEGTCSESCLQKYLKMTQRISMRFQEYHIQQNEALAAKAGLLGQPR from the exons ATGACTGCCCAGGTCTCTGAATCGGATCAGATTAAACAG TTCAAGGAGTTCTTGGGGACCTACAACAAGCTCACAGAAAACTGCTTCATGGATTGCGTGAAGGACTTCACCACGAGAGAAGTGAAGCCGGAGGAG GGGACCTGCTCGGAGAGCTGCCTGCAGAAGTATCTGAAGATGACCCAACGCATCTCCATGCGTTTCCAGGAGTACCATATCCAGCAGAACGAGGCCCTGGCAGCCAAGGCGGGGTTGCTGGGGCAGCCCCGGTAG